ACATAGTTTATATCATGGTTCTGGAGCGCCGTACAGAAAGAGTTAGGTACtcgagttgagttgagcacaacatttcaccctcagatggacggattgtctgagcgcactattcagattctagaTGATATGCTCCATGCATGTGTGATAGAGTTTCGGGAATGATTTtctgagttgactttttgacttttgctAAAGAACTTTGCCctttcttatggaattgattcctatagtTTGAGTTGATTGTATCAAGTTGTTATGGCTAGATTCGTGGCGTTCGCAGGCAGATTCGCGAGACAAAGGCTTATTAGAGTAGAGATTTGCAccgcttgaggtaagtaacacttctaaacttggttctgagggtattaATCCCTAAATTACGTGTTATGTAGTTGGTGTTGAGATAACAtccatgctaggtgatgggcattTAGGCATGCGCCGTAGAAATTGTGATCTGGTTGATTTCGTGGTACTGTGTAGTCATCAAACCTTGTAGTTGTTCATGTGATCTCTATGTGTTAGAGTAATTGAGCTGcagattcatgttagaaatcatgttaggCTATATGTTTATCCAATTGTGACCCATTGTGGTCATTTTTGCTgttgaattatttgtttaaatgACACTATTGTACTCAGTTACATCCATCATTGCATATTATATCCCAGTCTCTGTTACTAGTTATTGTCGTGTTATATATCATTGTATGGGCTAATTGGCATGATATTTGTGAGCTCGAGAGAATGGAGAGATTGAAGACTAAGTTGGGGCCTGACAATAGTGTTGTGTGTAAaatttgtggatcgggctgcacgccgcagcatgccTTATGGCTTtacatatggatcgggctgcacgccgcagcaggacTTTTAGGCTTTATTATTATGGGATTGgtctgcatgccgcaacaagacAAATTGGCTTATCattagcgcttgggcaggatCTGCACCTCCAAAGTCTAACATATCaacagtgagcgcaggtaccgtACAGTGCTAAGTGGCTGAGTGTGAAGAGCGAGAATTGAGATAgtcagattgagtactctgagagtgtgagaatGTGAGGTTTTCATTATGTTGCATCACATGTGATAAGCACATTGGTCGAGCGACATAAGGACCCACAGAATTTCATTGATCATTGCAGGGACAAACTGTATAATATGGGAATATTCGAGGCCAACAAGGTGGATTTCACCACATTTCCGCTAGAGGGGAAGGCTCGTAGATGATGTCAATCTTATCTATATAGCACGCCAACTGGTTCACCTCCCTTGACTTGGGACCACTTCACATGTCTCTTTTGGAGAGATATATTCCACCCTCTCAGAGGGAAGAGTCACGAGGTCAGTTCAAGCAGCTCAAGCGTGGTTAGATGTTTGTGATCGATTATGAGGCGAGATTCTCTGAGTCGTTTCGCCACACACTTATGATACTCCCCACATATGCAGAGAGAGTGTAGAGGTTTATTGTGGGCTTGCATTATGGTATCAAGGTTATATGCCCGAGAGATTGATATGGGGACTTCATACGAGCAAGTTGTGGATATAACTCGGAGGATCAAGGGTATCTGCAACTAGGGGAATCATATACAACGGGGGGAGAAATGACCTCAGCATTCTGGCGGATTCAATGGTGCCCCATCTAAGGGCAGAGGTCAGTTTATGAGGGGCCAGTCTAGCAGGCCTATGTATTCAGCACCACGGCCTATTCGGGGTGCTCCGGCATGGCCCAACTTTAGAGTTATTCTAGAGAGTACCTACCGTCTACCGGCTATTTAGGGTTCCTCCATTGGGTATTCTGGTCACCAGTATCATATTTAGGGACCACAATCTTCTACACTGAGAGGTTGCTATGAGTGCAAGGAGCATGGTCATATGAGGAGGTTTAGCCcaggcttcggggcaaggcatTACAGTAGGGTCATCAGCCCTTGGTCATTGCACCAGCTTCTGCACCACCCATCCGGTCCCCTGTAGGTGGAGGGCAGGTGGGTAAGGGTttccctagaggtggaggccagccaagtGGTGCTCCAGCTAGGTTCTATTCCTTTCCAACCAGAGCAGATGCAGTAGCCTTAAACACCGTGATCAGATGTATTATTTCTGTCTACAATAGGGATACTTCGATACTATTCGATCCaaggtctacttattcatatgtatatTCTCTATATACTTGTTATCTAGATGTCTCACTTGAGTCATTGGGTGTTCTTGTATATGTGTCCATGCTAGTGGGTGATAATATTGTTGTAGATTAGGTTTATTGGTCTTGTGTAGTGACTTTTATAGTTATGAGACCAGAGCGGATCTTCTGTTacttgatatgaccgactttgaggtcatcctaggcatggactggttgtctctgtACCATGTTGTTCTCGATTTCCATGCGAAGACTATTACCTTGGCAATACCAGAATTGCCTAGATTGGAGTGGAGGGGCTCATCTATCAGTATATCTAGTCAGAtcatctctttcttgaaggcttgATGTATAGTCAAGAAGGGTTGTTTGtcctatttggcttatgttcgggaTACTTCTATGTAGACTCCTACGATTAATTCAGTACCAGTGGTGTGGGATTTATCTGATGTATTTCCTACTAATCTACCAGGCATGCCACCAGGTTGTTACATTGATTTTAGTATTGATTTGGCGCCGGGCACCCAACCGATTTCCATTCCACCATACTGCATGCCTtcaaaggagttgaaggaacaccTAGAGGAGTTGCTCAAGAAGGGGTTCATCAAGCCGAGTGTGTCATATTGGGGTGCATTGGTATTGTTTGTAAATAAGAATAATGGGagtatgaggatgtgcattgattacctcCAGCTGAACAAAGccactatcaagaataagtacatgTTTCCATatattgatgacttgtttgatcagttatAGGGTGCTAGGGTCTTCTCTAATATCGATTTGAGATCTGGGTATCATCAGCTGATGATTCGTGCTTCAGGTGTTTCAAAGACGGCTTTCTAAACTAGATTTGGGCTTTGTGAGTTTttagtgatgtccttcggcttgactaacgccccgACGACATTTATAGATTTGATAAATCGGGTGTTTAGGCCATATCTTGGCTCTTTTGTCAATGTCTTCATTGATGGCATATTGATCTACTCGTATAGTATGGGGGAGCACGAGTAGCATttgaggatagtgcttcagaccttgcaggaacaaaagctatatgctaagttttccaaGTGTGAGTTATGCTTAGTTTATATGGCCTTCCTAGGGCATGTCGTATCAGGTGAGGTTATCAAGGTGGATACCAGGAAGATCGAGGTAGTTTAGAGTTGACCTCGTCCTACCACAACGATCAAGAACGGAAGTTTCTTGGGTTAGAAGATTATTATCGTTGGTTTGCGgagggtttctcgtctattgcagCTCCTTTGGCTAGATTGACCCGGAAGGGTGCTCTGTTCAGATGGTCCGAAAATTGTGAGGCGAactttagaagctcaagactgcattGACTACATCACCAATGTTATTTTTTCCCTCTAGTTCAGAGATGTATACTATATATTCCGACTCTTCACGCATTGGTTTGGGtggtgtattgatgtaggaggggcgagttattgtatATGCTTCACGTCAACTGAAGCTGAAGcctcacgagaagaattaccatttctatgatttggagttggtcgtGATAGTTCATGCTTTCGAGATCTGGAgacattatctttatggggtgttGTGTGAGGACTATACTTATCACTGCAGTTTGCAACATTTGTTTAGGTAAAGGGACCTTAATATGAGGTAGTACAGGTGGCTTGAGCtactgaaagattatgatattagTGTCATCTACCATATGGGAAAGACAAATGTGGTTGCGAATACCTTGAACAGAAAGGCTTAGAGTATGGTTAGTTTGACATTCATTTCAGCGGAGGAGATGCCATTGGTTTTGGACATTTAGTCCTTAGCTAATAGACTTGTAAGGTTAGATATCTCATAACCTAGTCGAATTCTTGAATGTGTTGTGGCTCAGTCTTCTTTATTTGAGAGGATCAAGGCTCGTTAGTAAGATGATTCGCACTTGCTAATTCTTAGAGAGATGGTGGTACATGGTGGTGCTAAATAGGTTACTATCCGTGATGATGGTATTTTGTGACTCTAGGGTCACCTATGGGTTCCTAATATTGATGGCTTGATAGAGacaattctagaggaggcacacaacgcacgatattctattcatctagGTACTACGATAATGTAACTCGAGATAGTATTACTGGtggcggcggatgaagaaggacatagttgagtCTGTGGCAAGAtgtctaaattgccagcaggttaagtatgaacacTAGAGGCCaagtggcctacttcagcagattgTTTTATAGGCCTGGAAGAAGGAGCAAATCACTAtagatttcgtagttgggttgttGCAGACGTTGAGGAAATTTGATGCCATTTGGTTCATTCGACagactgaccaagtctgcacactttATTTCGATGGTGACTACGTActcttcagagaggttggcccagATCTACATTTTAGGAGATCATCCGGTTGAATGGTGTGtttattttcatcatttcagatagagacCCTCAGTTCACTTCATATTTCTAGAGAGTTGTACATAATGAGTTGGGTACCCGGGTAGAGCTCAACATGACCTTTCATCCGTCGGCCGACGGGCAGTCGAAGCAGACAACTCAGATTCTGGAGAATATACTCACaacatgtgtgattgactttgaaGGGAAGTAGGATCGATTCTTACCTTTGGtcgagtttgcttataacaacagttatcagtccaacaaGATGGATTcatttgaggctttgtatggCTGGTGATGTCGTTCcccatcgggtggtttgagcctagcGGGGCTAGGTTATATGGTACTTATTTGgtaaaggatgccttggataagttGAAGTAGATACAGGAGCCACTTCGCAGCTTAGTTTGTATAGAAGAGTTACACAGATAAGAAAGCatgtgatttatcatttatggtgggcgaTAAGGTTCACTTTAAAGTCTCGCCGATGAAAGGTATCATGAGGATcgaaaagaagggcaagctgagtcTGAGGTTCATCATTCCATTTGAGGTGTTAGAGCGAATTGGAGAGGTTACTTACAGGCTTGCTTTGCCACCTGGTCTAACAGAAGTTCATCCAGTTTTCCATGTGTGTATGATCCGGAAGTACCTTCTCGACAGGCCACATGTGTTAGATTACAATATAGTTAAGCTAGATGAGAGTTTGTGTTATAAGGAGGATCTAGTTGCTATTGTTGGCAGGCAGGTCCGCCAGTTGAGGTCTAAGAAGATTTCAGCTttaaaggtccagtggaggggtcAACCAGTCGAGAAGGCAACTTGAGAAACAGAAGGGGGGATGCAGAGCAGATAGCCATGCTTATTCAGCAATCCAAGTATGGTTCTAgacccattcgaggacgaatatttttTTAAGAtgtggaggatgtaacgacccgatcggtcatttttctttcttgatCCCCATTCCCCTATTCAAGACTTCCCATATGTCCTTTTattgttttatgacttgcggggatgattggtttggttttggaagGGTTTGGGTTGAatttggaacacttagttccttaataatGACCTAGGTGACCAAGTTTGACATGAgccaacattttgagtaaacgacctcagaactgggatttgaaggttccaataggttcgtatgatgattttggagttGGACGTATGTTCGGATCGAGTTTCGGGGTGAACCAGGAGCGTTTCTGCGCTTATTATTGAAAGTTGGCACCTTGAAAGTTTTAAAGTTTCCTAAATTTGATTTGAAGTAGACTTTTGTGCTATCGATGTCTGTTTGTGATTCGAGCCTAGGAATAGGTTTGTATCGTGATTTGTAACTTGTGCGATAGCGTCATTCCGAGTTGCCTAAGTATGATTCATCGCATTCAGAGCTAGttgaagaagtttgaagttcataagttgattaATTTGgtttagggtgtgattcttagtttcgatgttgttttatgtgTTCTGAGGCTTCGAGTGAGTCCGTATCATGTTTATGAACTTGTTAATGCATTTGGATGAGGTCCCGGACGGCTTGCCATACggacctaacggaaccatcgaaactctgatccgagatcaaatacgcaaaagtcaaacttggtcaactcttccaatttaaagcttcttaaataaaaactatttttctaAATCAAATCTCGAATCGttcgaaaaccaaaaccgaccATACATGCAAGTCAGATCACATAATATGAAATCATTCAAGGTCTCAAAACACCGAACGGAACGCTAAGCTTCAAATGGCTGATCTGCTCATCTGTCCATATAACTTTCCAATTATAAGATTAGGTATTATAAACCTTCAAATCTTTTCAAATGCCCGTATGTCCAAGTTAGAGCCTGAACAAGAACGTAATAGATGGCGGAAAAACTTCGGGGCATTACAGTCAATAAATAAAACAATTAACTTTCTCTTATCAATTTTAGTGGATGTCTCCTTTATCATACGAATGCAATTGTTCACAAGGACAGAGGCATATCTAGTGTTAGAATGTATTAGTTCAACTGAATCATAATATTTACTCATAGTCTGTATTTTTGcttaaaatattattaaatatgtacaaataataaattttaaaCCCGTTAAATTATATGAAATGTGATTAAATTGTAAATCTGAACCCATAAAGTTTAAATCTTGTATCCGCCTCTACGTAAGGTCAACAATATCAGTTTATGTCTTGGTATTTTTTATTTCCTATAACGTATTAGAGAAAACTTGAGCCTGAAATAAACACCCGCATATTcacctcttttttctttctttttttttttaaaaaaaaaagaaaaaaaagaagagaaggtcAGACTATTCGTCTAAAAATTTAACATCTTTTTAGCAATGCAATACAAATTAAAATTTGTGACTGTTAAGGGGAAAATGGTCCTGAATTTGCTATCTCCAAAAAAGAACGATAATCCAGTAGCTCCCTGCAGGTTACGTCAATCCAAAATTTTGGTCCACCGTCATTTCGGTTTCTAACTTacatttttttaataatataagaTTGACATCTTTGTTTATTCATACCCAGCTGGCTAGCGGGGACGTTTTTTCCAGTCAAAATAATATATGCATGGTTGGCACTAGGCAGGAATCAGCAGGGCAAGCTCATGATATGTTGACAATGCCACATCATTTTCTATTACAGAGAAAAATTCATATTTCAGTACTGTATTATTCATACTTCCTTAGTTGCAAGGTCAAATGTTGGAGTTACTTTTGCCAAAACAAAAGAATGTTGGAGTTAACCTTTTTCCTCagtattattttatttacagaaaACCACAATTATCTGTAACGTACATGTCGTATTTGTGTTTGAATTTTAAGAATCTTAATTAGCAAATATTCCTATACATTATGTTTGAACCATATATGTCATTGTCGATAGAATTGGCTGCATCGTATGAGCCTAGTGGTGGAGAGTGGAGACACTCTTAAAGAAGCAATTTCATTCGGTACTGAATGGTACTAAATCATAAATAATAATTTCTTGCTCAagtgtaaaaatatatttttctaaaGAACAATACAATATGCGCGCACACAAAAAAAGATTGATATTGTATAAAATTAATACAACGTAATattaatttaaaacaaaaaatcaagTGTAAGTACCAATAATCTATACAACTCTTTAATTTGTGGCTTGGTTCTCATATAGTACAGTTGTATGGCATCAAAAGTTACTTGTCCTTTTATGCGAAACTATAATTGAATTATATAGTCACTAAAATAATCACCTCAAGAATGAAGGCCATGACTATACAAGGACAGTTTTATATAGTGACAAGGATTTGCTGTTCTTTCTTTTGAGAAGGAAAAACAAAGAAGTTAAGACATCACTcaatttcctttcttgttttatttttgaacGTATACATAAAACCACTCTAAAATTaggttaaaaaattaaaattacctgTATGTtgtacaaaatttcaattcaAAGAGATCCCTCTTGATGAAAGTTGAACCTTTTAATTATCTGATGTTGCAGACCACATTAGCCCCCACCAGACCAACATCTGGGAATAACTTTTTCTACAAATccaaaatttcatttttattctAAGAAGATTATAGCAAGAGCTCTCTTAAATAAAATTTTTGGCTATCTCAAAGTTGTGTCACAACTCACAATCATTACTTTGGCATCTTGAGCATTCCTACTCCATGATTAACAAATAATCCATGTAGGATTATATGTTGATAGATACCCGAGAGATTGAGTCCTTAGGAAGAGAAAAAAGGCATTACTCTTAAAAAACGTGCAATCAGCATTTCCTTTCCGTTGCTTCCCTGAGAAGAGAAGATAGGGGTTCTGTTTCGCATAGGTTCCATATCAGTATTCATTGTTAAAATCTCTCGGTAGAATCAAATGGTAACGGAATCATTGCAATAATTCGGAACAAGTCCTGCATGGACTCTTTGTCAACaaatttttcacttctttttgctAGTTTAAATGATGAAAATCAATTTGCTTAGTGATATATACAGTCACatttatcaaaagaaccaaatttGAGCCCACACATGAGATATGATATGACCATTTTCAATATTTCTTTTTGCTCCCTGTCTCATAGGTGCCACTAGCGATTATTTTGCTTTGGTAGTTCGTCCATCGCAATCCATAGCCAGCAAAAATAGCTGGTTTTATAAATAGC
This sequence is a window from Nicotiana sylvestris chromosome 3, ASM39365v2, whole genome shotgun sequence. Protein-coding genes within it:
- the LOC138887112 gene encoding uncharacterized protein, translated to MKGIMRIEKKGKLSLRFIIPFEVLERIGEVTYRLALPPGLTEVHPVFHVCMIRKYLLDRPHVLDYNIVKLDESLCYKEDLVAIVGRQVRQLRSKKISALKVQWRGQPVEKAT